The following coding sequences are from one Roseburia hominis A2-183 window:
- a CDS encoding type 2 periplasmic-binding domain-containing protein: protein MKKRLAEGMTLMVLLLVLWNMAAHTDRMAEAQIKHFTAFFPTEGNSLEYGNIMKAKIAEVTGAECEELWLSGQTKEQALNSYIARGRYPDFIQGEKNLYEAEALIPIDEYWEEYPNIRQYMTNEQWDMLRQEDGHIYWIPQFGVTNGKSSDVIHDGEAFWIQTRVLKWAGYPEVHTVEQYFDLLEAYVNANPMMENGTRNIPFTVLSDDWRYFCLENVPQFLDGYPNDGCCMVDPQTFQVMDYNTTETARAYFEKLNEEYRKGILDAEAFTNSYEEYLNKLSTGAVLGMVDQWWQFYYAIYPAYDRQKLSEQGCDYVPLPITMQEGVENQWHVERAASIDTSSGLSVTVSCEDIDGALQFVNDLLKPEVEILRFWGQEGTDYCVDEEGVFYLTKEQSKRFSDDLLASDYFCYYSYFPRWEGMLPDGKNAFSLEYQPAEFLKSQPGDVQKCLRAYGCESYVDMIGNHKAPGNWYPMYSYATSLSDTTEAGMVYEQINEIKHEWLPRVIMAEDFDTAWQEYMDAYNACSPQILMEDLQQEVMRRICR, encoded by the coding sequence ATGAAAAAGAGACTGGCAGAAGGAATGACCTTAATGGTACTGCTTCTGGTGCTGTGGAACATGGCGGCACACACAGACCGCATGGCAGAAGCGCAGATAAAGCATTTTACGGCTTTTTTTCCGACGGAGGGAAACAGCCTTGAATATGGAAATATCATGAAAGCGAAGATTGCAGAGGTGACAGGAGCAGAGTGTGAAGAACTCTGGCTGTCCGGTCAGACCAAGGAGCAGGCACTCAATTCATACATTGCCCGCGGCAGATATCCGGACTTCATACAGGGGGAAAAAAACTTATACGAAGCAGAGGCATTGATTCCGATTGATGAGTACTGGGAGGAATATCCCAATATCCGGCAATACATGACGAATGAGCAGTGGGATATGCTGCGCCAGGAAGACGGACACATTTACTGGATTCCACAATTCGGGGTGACAAATGGAAAAAGCAGCGATGTGATCCATGACGGGGAAGCATTCTGGATTCAGACGAGGGTTTTAAAATGGGCAGGATATCCGGAAGTTCATACGGTAGAGCAATATTTCGATCTGCTGGAGGCTTATGTGAATGCCAATCCCATGATGGAGAACGGAACCAGGAATATCCCATTTACGGTTCTTAGCGATGACTGGAGATATTTTTGCCTGGAGAATGTGCCGCAGTTTCTGGATGGATATCCCAATGACGGCTGCTGCATGGTCGATCCGCAGACCTTTCAGGTGATGGATTACAACACGACAGAGACGGCGCGGGCTTATTTTGAAAAATTAAATGAAGAATATCGTAAGGGAATACTGGATGCGGAGGCGTTCACAAACAGCTATGAAGAGTATCTGAATAAGCTGTCCACCGGAGCGGTCCTTGGAATGGTGGATCAGTGGTGGCAGTTTTACTATGCGATTTATCCGGCATATGACAGACAGAAATTGAGTGAGCAGGGATGCGATTATGTACCGCTTCCGATTACGATGCAGGAGGGGGTGGAGAACCAGTGGCATGTCGAGAGAGCGGCATCTATCGATACGTCCTCCGGCCTGTCGGTTACGGTCTCGTGTGAAGACATAGACGGTGCCTTGCAGTTTGTGAATGATCTTTTAAAGCCGGAGGTGGAGATTCTGCGTTTCTGGGGGCAGGAAGGAACGGACTATTGCGTGGATGAGGAAGGGGTTTTCTATCTGACGAAGGAACAGTCAAAGCGTTTTTCGGATGATCTGCTGGCATCGGACTATTTCTGCTATTACTCGTATTTCCCACGTTGGGAGGGAATGCTTCCGGATGGGAAAAATGCTTTTTCACTGGAATACCAGCCGGCAGAATTTTTAAAAAGCCAGCCGGGGGACGTCCAGAAATGTCTCAGGGCGTATGGCTGTGAAAGCTATGTGGATATGATTGGGAATCATAAGGCACCGGGAAACTGGTATCCGATGTATTCTTACGCTACATCGCTTTCTGATACCACAGAAGCAGGAATGGTATATGAGCAGATCAATGAGATCAAGCACGAGTGGCTTCCGCGGGTTATTATGGCAGAGGATTTTGATACAGCCTGGCAGGAATACATGGATGCATACAATGCCTGCAGTCCACAGATTTTGATGGAGGATCTGCAGCAGGAAGTGATGCGCCGCATCTGCCGGTAG
- a CDS encoding alpha/beta hydrolase-fold protein — protein MGTELNQALVQQALSFAPEITEERQAVKVWEDGTVEFYLYAPTAETVEVAGVGGYFDAAPLALLPDGNGGFYRKIENFPRGMHYYHWFVDGVKLFHPKAGFSYGCFETINTFEVPERGAEFYYLKEVPHGTVHLAKYASGVNGHLKECYVYTPYGSQKDPSRRYPVLYLQHGVGENETGWIWQGKLNYIMDNLIAEHKCREMIVVMSCDYAFIEGEEAIFFPGDFDRELMEDLIPYVETHFPVKRGRNYRALAGLSLGPALAARSVCRHRDKFSALGMFSGVSLYDAERICTDEAEKPDVVFFSCGSREEEISRGIEDICKKMRESETLCVKKVYEGYHEWHVWRKSLRDFVPLLFCGAETVEETASACCMERRLDEKQLSVQSMEEQMLFFDPVHRQIRFETDAQGRPAGKYPKTIPGVKVCSDGTAEFYLEAPGAARVDVRLKEKHEILATLTEQQPGIWRGKIGGLSAGYHEVHFIVNGVETIHPEVPAGYAGYNEQGSFACNYFEIPEPEFCYPQLANVPHGMLHMEWYREEENGGYRLCYVYTPAGYEKHAKQRYPVLIVESFRWESECVWIHQGKIANMADRLIAEGKMTEMILVMQKCSKRKEARIPEEIIQKYRLIPGEEHRAMIKVQDGSDWTSRRHQLAEQLKNSFR, from the coding sequence ATGGGGACAGAACTTAACCAGGCGCTGGTGCAGCAGGCACTTTCGTTTGCGCCGGAGATAACGGAAGAACGGCAGGCGGTGAAGGTGTGGGAAGATGGGACGGTAGAATTCTATCTGTATGCACCGACGGCTGAGACGGTGGAAGTGGCGGGTGTGGGCGGTTATTTTGATGCGGCGCCGCTTGCACTCCTGCCGGATGGAAACGGAGGGTTTTACAGGAAGATAGAGAACTTCCCGCGAGGAATGCACTATTATCACTGGTTTGTGGACGGAGTGAAACTGTTTCATCCGAAAGCCGGTTTTTCTTATGGCTGCTTTGAGACAATCAACACATTTGAGGTGCCGGAGCGCGGAGCAGAATTTTACTATCTGAAAGAGGTACCGCATGGAACGGTGCATCTGGCAAAGTACGCATCCGGTGTAAACGGTCACCTGAAAGAATGTTATGTATACACGCCTTATGGAAGCCAGAAAGATCCCAGCCGGCGGTATCCGGTCTTATATTTACAGCATGGTGTCGGTGAAAATGAGACGGGATGGATCTGGCAGGGGAAGCTAAATTACATCATGGACAATCTGATCGCGGAGCATAAATGCAGGGAAATGATCGTGGTGATGAGCTGTGATTATGCGTTTATCGAGGGTGAGGAGGCAATTTTCTTTCCCGGGGATTTTGACAGAGAGCTGATGGAGGATCTGATTCCTTATGTGGAAACACATTTTCCGGTAAAACGGGGCAGAAATTACCGGGCACTGGCAGGTCTTTCACTGGGGCCTGCACTGGCGGCAAGAAGTGTATGCAGGCACCGGGATAAATTTTCGGCACTTGGAATGTTTTCCGGGGTATCGCTTTATGACGCAGAGAGGATCTGCACGGATGAGGCAGAAAAACCGGATGTTGTGTTTTTCTCCTGCGGGAGCAGGGAAGAGGAGATTTCGCGCGGAATAGAGGATATCTGTAAAAAAATGCGCGAATCAGAAACGCTTTGCGTAAAGAAAGTATATGAAGGCTATCATGAATGGCATGTCTGGAGAAAGAGTCTGAGAGATTTTGTGCCGCTTCTGTTTTGTGGCGCAGAGACTGTGGAAGAAACGGCATCTGCATGCTGCATGGAGCGCCGCCTGGATGAAAAACAGCTGTCCGTCCAGAGCATGGAGGAGCAGATGCTCTTTTTTGATCCGGTACACCGGCAGATCCGGTTTGAAACGGATGCGCAGGGGAGACCGGCAGGGAAATATCCAAAGACCATACCGGGCGTAAAAGTGTGCAGTGACGGCACGGCAGAATTCTATCTGGAGGCACCCGGTGCGGCTCGTGTGGATGTCCGGCTTAAGGAGAAGCATGAGATTTTGGCTACGTTAACGGAGCAGCAGCCAGGAATATGGCGAGGAAAAATAGGAGGACTTTCTGCCGGCTATCATGAGGTACATTTTATCGTCAACGGCGTGGAGACGATTCATCCGGAAGTTCCGGCAGGGTATGCCGGATATAACGAACAGGGCAGTTTTGCATGCAATTATTTTGAGATTCCGGAACCGGAGTTCTGTTATCCGCAGCTGGCGAATGTGCCGCATGGCATGCTTCATATGGAATGGTACCGGGAGGAAGAAAATGGCGGATACCGCCTGTGTTATGTGTATACACCGGCAGGATATGAGAAGCATGCAAAACAGAGGTATCCTGTTCTTATTGTGGAGAGCTTTCGGTGGGAGAGCGAATGTGTGTGGATTCATCAGGGAAAAATCGCCAACATGGCTGACCGGCTTATCGCAGAGGGAAAAATGACGGAAATGATTCTTGTGATGCAGAAGTGCAGCAAGCGGAAAGAAGCGAGGATTCCGGAGGAGATCATTCAAAAATACCGTTTGATACCGGGAGAAGAGCATCGGGCGATGATAAAGGTACAGGATGGATCTGACTGGACATCCCGCAGACATCAGCTGGCAGAGCAGCTGAAGAACTCTTTCCGGTAA
- a CDS encoding glycosyl hydrolase 115 family protein, whose translation MEEIIFWMEDAADSGVKKIADKVAGDVELVTDRRPRVLYGTSQEELADVAERAETVIVPATVGKSRLLEQMEEEKRIGLEQIRGKRECYGWFFLNDPEWHGTQILLIAGSDKRGTIYGLFHLSELLGVSPFVDWCGIRPPHREHVGLRASMACVAGEPSVRYRGFFINDEWPAFGTWCNRRFGGFGTSVYEHVFELLLRLKGNYLWPAMWSARFGDDGPGLANAKLADEYGIIMGMSHHEPCLRQGEEYKYLRGKDSVYGDAWNFRTNREGIIRFWKDGLLRRGKFENVITLGMRGEADTAILGEKATLEDNIELLRDVLKTQNELIRECVDEDVKRVPRMLALYKEVEAFFYGNDQTAGLMGSEELEDVILLLCDDNYGNLRTLPTKEMRTHKGGYGMYYHLDYHGWPISYEWINSSYLPKIWEQMTTAYEFGVRELWIVNVGDIATQEFPLSYFLDMAYDFGRWGSGAVNQTAEYTRQWTRQQFGSFTEEIQEQIADVLQGYTRLIQKRRPEAMRAMVYHPVHGRETQDTLEEIKRILTEAERVYAWVKEHAPEYEAAFVALIYYPAAGTLNLTRMHLLAGMNQYLAKLGALRANDYGDAVEQCLKRDRELVTAYHQMDHGRWDGMGASEHIGFVHWNEDECLNPVIHRVLPADKPRLVVTVDQTMQHAEGSPWLTESMKLPDFLDPACRSAGITLYGLSECEAAYEVTEKPEWLSVCPMQGVLDGKKHNYEKLELVMNRERWAMNRDGNTGTSACGVLEIKTPSGCCRIEIPVCENLPEVPEGTFVDTAGYIVMEAEHYADRKDGYAADGKREGKNEKVRFQCIRDYGKTRSAMKAFPVTAYGVPGENAPYLEYHFWVSKPGGYVLTLYMQPSNPVANDQKLCYGVQNNGGEIRIYNAVPEGYRIGDQGEFWAKGVLDQIRRQEIPVSCRSGINRLRIYSVTPGFVLEKLLIRPEGTDVLESYLGPKETYHT comes from the coding sequence ATGGAAGAGATTATATTTTGGATGGAAGATGCAGCAGATTCCGGGGTAAAGAAGATAGCGGATAAAGTTGCCGGCGATGTGGAGCTGGTAACGGACAGACGCCCGCGGGTGCTGTACGGCACATCACAGGAAGAACTTGCGGATGTGGCAGAACGGGCAGAGACTGTGATTGTTCCGGCTACGGTTGGAAAAAGCAGACTTCTGGAGCAGATGGAGGAAGAAAAGAGAATCGGTCTGGAACAGATCCGGGGAAAACGGGAGTGTTATGGCTGGTTTTTTCTGAACGATCCAGAATGGCATGGAACACAGATTCTTCTGATTGCAGGGAGCGATAAGCGTGGAACAATCTACGGACTGTTTCATCTGTCAGAACTTCTGGGCGTATCTCCGTTTGTCGACTGGTGTGGTATCAGGCCACCTCACCGTGAACATGTGGGGCTTCGTGCATCGATGGCGTGTGTGGCGGGAGAGCCGTCTGTAAGATACCGCGGTTTTTTTATCAATGATGAATGGCCGGCATTTGGAACATGGTGCAACCGGCGCTTTGGGGGATTTGGAACTTCGGTTTATGAGCATGTGTTTGAATTGCTGCTAAGGCTGAAAGGAAACTATCTGTGGCCGGCGATGTGGAGCGCCAGATTTGGGGATGACGGCCCGGGACTTGCAAACGCAAAGCTGGCAGACGAATACGGAATCATTATGGGAATGTCGCATCATGAGCCGTGTCTGAGACAGGGGGAGGAGTATAAGTACCTGCGAGGAAAAGATTCGGTATATGGCGATGCATGGAATTTCCGGACGAACCGGGAAGGCATCATCCGGTTCTGGAAAGACGGACTGCTTCGGAGAGGAAAATTTGAAAATGTGATTACCCTGGGCATGCGTGGAGAGGCGGATACGGCAATTCTCGGAGAAAAAGCAACATTGGAAGACAATATTGAACTGCTGCGCGATGTGCTAAAAACGCAGAATGAGCTGATCCGGGAGTGTGTGGATGAGGACGTAAAGCGTGTCCCGAGAATGCTTGCTCTCTACAAGGAAGTGGAAGCGTTTTTTTATGGAAATGATCAGACGGCGGGGCTGATGGGATCGGAAGAACTGGAAGATGTTATTTTACTGCTGTGTGATGACAACTATGGAAACCTCAGGACACTGCCGACAAAGGAGATGAGGACGCATAAGGGCGGATATGGGATGTACTATCATCTGGACTATCACGGCTGGCCCATTTCCTATGAATGGATCAACAGTTCGTACCTTCCGAAAATCTGGGAACAAATGACAACGGCATATGAATTCGGGGTGCGGGAACTTTGGATTGTCAATGTGGGGGATATTGCAACGCAGGAGTTCCCACTGTCGTATTTTCTGGATATGGCATATGATTTTGGACGTTGGGGAAGTGGTGCCGTCAATCAGACCGCAGAGTATACCAGACAGTGGACGAGGCAGCAGTTTGGAAGCTTTACGGAGGAAATACAGGAACAGATTGCGGACGTTCTGCAGGGATATACCAGATTGATACAAAAGAGAAGACCTGAGGCAATGCGTGCAATGGTGTATCACCCGGTGCATGGAAGAGAAACGCAGGATACACTGGAGGAGATTAAGCGGATACTTACGGAAGCGGAGCGTGTGTATGCGTGGGTGAAGGAACATGCGCCGGAATACGAAGCGGCGTTTGTGGCGCTCATCTATTACCCTGCGGCAGGAACACTGAATCTGACCAGGATGCATCTTCTGGCAGGGATGAATCAATACCTGGCAAAGCTTGGAGCACTTCGCGCGAATGATTACGGGGATGCGGTAGAACAGTGTCTGAAGCGTGACCGGGAACTGGTGACGGCATATCATCAGATGGATCACGGACGCTGGGATGGCATGGGAGCATCGGAGCATATCGGATTTGTGCACTGGAATGAGGATGAATGTTTAAACCCTGTGATTCACCGGGTACTGCCCGCGGATAAACCGAGACTGGTTGTGACAGTGGATCAGACGATGCAGCATGCAGAGGGAAGCCCGTGGCTTACGGAATCCATGAAACTGCCGGATTTTTTAGACCCTGCGTGCAGGAGCGCCGGGATCACCCTGTATGGGCTGAGTGAATGTGAGGCTGCATACGAGGTCACAGAAAAACCGGAATGGCTTTCGGTGTGTCCGATGCAGGGCGTGCTGGACGGGAAAAAGCACAATTATGAAAAGCTGGAACTTGTAATGAACCGGGAGCGTTGGGCAATGAACCGGGATGGAAATACAGGTACGTCTGCTTGTGGAGTGCTTGAAATAAAAACGCCTTCCGGCTGCTGCCGGATCGAGATACCGGTATGTGAAAATCTGCCGGAAGTACCGGAAGGTACCTTTGTGGATACGGCAGGTTATATTGTGATGGAGGCAGAGCATTATGCAGACCGGAAGGATGGATATGCAGCGGATGGTAAGCGGGAAGGAAAAAACGAAAAGGTACGGTTTCAATGCATCAGGGACTATGGAAAAACGCGGTCTGCCATGAAAGCATTTCCGGTCACAGCGTATGGTGTGCCGGGAGAAAATGCACCGTATCTGGAGTATCATTTCTGGGTATCAAAGCCCGGCGGGTATGTACTTACGCTTTATATGCAGCCCTCCAATCCGGTGGCGAACGATCAGAAACTCTGCTACGGTGTGCAGAATAACGGTGGTGAGATCCGGATTTATAACGCAGTACCTGAGGGATACCGGATCGGAGATCAGGGAGAGTTCTGGGCAAAAGGTGTATTAGACCAGATACGCAGACAGGAGATTCCGGTTTCATGCAGAAGTGGTATCAACCGTCTGCGCATTTATTCCGTCACACCTGGGTTTGTTCTGGAAAAGCTGTTGATCCGCCCGGAAGGAACGGATGTCCTGGAAAGTTATCTGGGACCCAAAGAGACGTATCACACATAA
- a CDS encoding glycosyl hydrolase family 8: protein MAGAFETGKYRNVFAEYGYPEAEIQRRVEQTFETIFYGNEEERFYHEVGADMAYIEDTGNHDVRTEGMSYGMMACVQMNRREEFDRLWKWTRTYMYIEDGPCKNYFAWSCATDGSKNAEGPAPDGEEYFAMALFFAADRWGNGTGIFHYADEARAILRECIHKGEPGHPGEPMWDTSRHLIKFITNCNFSDPSYHLPHFYELFARWADEDDREFWRDAAEASRAYLHLACHPDTGLSAEYAEYDGTPHEGHQEIFGRHDWYYSDAYRTIANIAMDWLWFGRDPWQQEIAGKLQSFYCEKQSGHWDGVFLTDGTLLRERALHPVAVIAVNAEASLAAKGENAKECIRRFWETPLRTGERRYYDNFLYLFAMLALSGNYRIY, encoded by the coding sequence ATGGCGGGAGCATTTGAGACGGGAAAGTATCGCAATGTGTTTGCAGAGTACGGGTATCCGGAAGCGGAGATTCAGAGAAGAGTGGAGCAGACATTTGAGACAATTTTTTATGGGAATGAGGAGGAGCGTTTCTATCATGAGGTGGGAGCCGACATGGCATACATAGAGGATACGGGAAACCATGATGTGCGCACAGAGGGAATGTCCTATGGAATGATGGCATGTGTGCAGATGAACCGCAGGGAAGAGTTTGACCGGCTGTGGAAATGGACCCGGACATATATGTACATCGAGGATGGACCATGTAAGAATTATTTTGCGTGGTCCTGTGCAACAGATGGCAGTAAAAATGCGGAAGGTCCGGCTCCCGACGGAGAAGAATATTTTGCCATGGCACTGTTTTTTGCGGCAGACCGCTGGGGAAATGGAACCGGAATATTCCACTATGCAGATGAGGCGCGGGCAATTCTGCGGGAATGCATCCACAAGGGAGAGCCGGGGCATCCGGGGGAACCGATGTGGGACACATCCAGGCATCTGATCAAGTTTATTACAAATTGTAATTTCAGCGATCCGTCTTACCATCTGCCCCATTTTTATGAATTATTTGCCAGATGGGCGGACGAAGATGACCGGGAGTTCTGGAGAGACGCGGCAGAAGCGAGCAGAGCGTATCTGCATCTGGCATGTCATCCGGACACCGGTTTGTCGGCGGAGTATGCGGAGTATGACGGGACTCCGCATGAGGGACATCAGGAGATTTTCGGCAGGCATGACTGGTATTACAGTGATGCGTACCGGACGATTGCGAATATTGCCATGGACTGGCTGTGGTTTGGGAGAGATCCCTGGCAGCAGGAGATTGCGGGAAAATTACAGAGCTTTTACTGCGAAAAGCAGAGCGGACACTGGGATGGTGTGTTTCTGACGGACGGCACGCTTCTTAGAGAGCGGGCGCTGCACCCGGTTGCGGTGATAGCGGTAAATGCAGAGGCTTCGCTGGCTGCGAAGGGAGAAAATGCAAAGGAGTGCATCAGAAGGTTCTGGGAGACGCCGCTTCGGACAGGGGAACGCCGTTATTACGACAATTTCCTGTATCTGTTTGCCATGCTGGCACTGTCCGGGAATTATCGTATTTACTGA